Proteins from one archaeon BMS3Bbin15 genomic window:
- a CDS encoding putative kinase — protein MIILITGTPGTGKSTTAQLVAEALGVQNLRISDLIDDNIVIGRDEERESLEIDIGKLYEKIKKIELKDTVIEGHLSHLLPFEDAIVIVLRARPEVLEERLKAKGFNRRKIKENLEAEAIDVCLIESFEMHKKVYEIDTSELSPEEVVEAELEIISGKGESYLPGKIDWSDYFLRQD, from the coding sequence ATGATAATATTGATTACAGGTACCCCCGGGACAGGGAAAAGCACAACTGCACAGCTTGTAGCTGAAGCCCTTGGCGTTCAGAATCTGAGGATTTCTGATTTAATAGATGATAATATAGTTATTGGAAGAGATGAAGAAAGGGAAAGTCTCGAGATTGATATAGGAAAGCTCTATGAAAAGATAAAGAAAATAGAGTTGAAGGATACAGTTATAGAGGGACATCTCTCCCACCTTCTTCCATTTGAAGATGCTATTGTTATTGTGCTAAGGGCAAGACCAGAAGTGCTTGAGGAGAGACTGAAAGCCAAAGGCTTCAACAGGAGGAAAATCAAAGAAAATCTTGAAGCCGAAGCTATTGATGTCTGCCTTATAGAGAGCTTTGAAATGCATAAGAAGGTTTATGAAATCGACACTTCTGAACTTTCTCCCGAAGAGGTTGTAGAAGCAGAGCTTGAGATTATTTCTGGGAAGGGTGAGAGTTATCTTCCTGGCAAAATTGACTGGAGTGATTATTTTCTTAGGCAAGATTAA
- a CDS encoding putative DNA ligase-like protein/MT0965: MGGLIAQIIMKYSKLADVYEKLEFTSSKLEKTDIISEFLKETPEDILKIVSMLLTGQVFPEWAELELGVGPSLLYDTISFVTGVKPAEIKNLLAKEGDIGNVTEKILKKKVQHILFKKELTVEQVYTSFERIARAYGSGSQNKKVKYLAELLSNASPKEAKYIVRIVLGELRIGVAEGLVRNAIAKAFNIEVNLVERAFMLANHIGIVAKAAKNGKDALEKIRIKVFIPIRPMLAQIAPDIQHVLKELGEAAMEIKYDGARVQIHKKGDEIKIYSRRLENVTEALPDIVKMAREAIKADEVIIDGETVAIDTATGKPRAFQEILKRFRRKHNIAGMLEKIPFETYIFDVMFVNGKETIDMNFRERRQVIEEVIKPVKGKFGTAEQIITSDFDEAEKFYHHALNKGHEGIMIKNLKAPYIPGARVGYMYKIKPTMETLDLVVIGATWGTGKRSGWLGSYFLGVRDEITGEFLPVGRVATGLSEEQLKELTSSLKPLIEYEEGQKVTLKPMLVVEVAYQEIQRSPNYKSGYALRFPRVVRIRDDKSSREADTKDRLISLYNLQATSEKKKLDL, from the coding sequence ATGGGTGGTCTCATTGCCCAGATTATTATGAAATATTCTAAGCTGGCTGATGTTTATGAAAAACTTGAATTTACTTCCAGCAAGCTTGAAAAGACAGATATTATTTCGGAGTTTTTAAAGGAAACTCCTGAAGATATTCTTAAAATAGTGTCAATGCTTCTAACAGGACAGGTTTTTCCTGAATGGGCTGAGCTGGAACTTGGAGTTGGACCCAGCCTTCTTTATGATACAATAAGTTTTGTGACGGGTGTAAAGCCAGCGGAGATAAAAAATTTGCTTGCAAAAGAGGGGGACATAGGTAATGTTACAGAGAAGATATTGAAGAAGAAGGTGCAGCACATACTCTTTAAAAAAGAGTTAACTGTGGAGCAGGTTTACACCTCTTTTGAAAGGATTGCAAGAGCGTACGGCTCAGGCTCTCAGAATAAAAAGGTTAAATATCTTGCAGAGTTATTGAGCAATGCCTCACCCAAAGAGGCAAAATATATCGTGAGGATTGTATTGGGAGAGCTTAGAATTGGTGTTGCAGAAGGTCTTGTGAGGAATGCCATAGCTAAAGCCTTCAATATTGAGGTAAATCTTGTGGAAAGAGCCTTCATGCTTGCAAATCACATTGGAATTGTGGCCAAAGCTGCAAAAAACGGAAAAGATGCCCTGGAAAAAATAAGAATAAAAGTGTTTATTCCAATAAGACCAATGCTAGCTCAAATAGCACCTGATATTCAGCATGTGCTTAAAGAACTGGGAGAAGCTGCTATGGAGATAAAGTATGATGGGGCAAGAGTTCAGATTCACAAGAAGGGTGACGAAATTAAGATATATTCAAGGAGACTCGAGAATGTAACAGAGGCTCTACCCGATATAGTAAAAATGGCACGGGAGGCTATAAAGGCTGATGAGGTGATAATTGATGGAGAGACCGTTGCAATTGACACTGCTACAGGTAAACCAAGAGCCTTTCAGGAAATACTGAAGCGCTTCAGAAGGAAGCATAATATTGCAGGAATGTTGGAAAAAATACCTTTTGAAACATATATTTTTGATGTAATGTTTGTGAATGGAAAAGAAACTATAGATATGAATTTTAGAGAAAGAAGACAGGTTATTGAGGAGGTTATCAAGCCTGTAAAAGGAAAGTTCGGAACTGCAGAACAGATTATAACTTCAGATTTTGATGAAGCCGAAAAGTTCTATCACCACGCTCTTAATAAAGGACATGAAGGAATTATGATAAAGAATCTGAAAGCACCTTATATACCGGGGGCAAGAGTTGGTTATATGTATAAGATTAAGCCTACGATGGAGACTCTTGACCTTGTTGTTATAGGTGCTACATGGGGAACCGGCAAGCGCTCGGGCTGGCTTGGAAGCTATTTCCTTGGAGTCAGAGATGAAATTACAGGAGAATTTCTGCCAGTTGGCAGGGTTGCAACAGGTTTAAGCGAGGAACAGCTTAAAGAGCTAACCTCCAGCCTAAAGCCATTGATAGAATATGAAGAAGGCCAGAAAGTAACGTTGAAACCCATGCTTGTTGTTGAGGTAGCCTACCAGGAAATTCAGCGTTCACCTAACTATAAATCCGGCTATGCTCTGAGATTTCCAAGAGTTGTCAGGATAAGGGACGATAAATCTTCAAGGGAGGCTGATACTAAAGATAGACTTATCTCATTATATAACCTCCAGGCAACTTCTGAAAAAAAGAAGCTTGATTTATGA
- the smc_2 gene encoding chromosome partition protein Smc yields MHDKEKEFYEEKVRALTQKYESLATELEEELKRLSEELETLHLNLESKDIKLNSLNKENELLKNELDEKEKRITEITTENTQYKTKMESLKEDLEEKKKQLLEKEREIKKLSKEATALDVEVKTLTRHIKELKEDISSKEKKLEENEMEIQNLKDRTSKLEIENENLTKEVKNYESLL; encoded by the coding sequence ATGCACGATAAAGAAAAAGAATTTTATGAAGAGAAAGTAAGAGCTTTAACTCAGAAATATGAAAGTCTGGCTACCGAACTTGAGGAGGAATTAAAGAGACTTTCAGAGGAACTGGAGACTCTTCATCTTAATCTGGAGAGTAAAGATATTAAACTGAACAGTTTGAACAAAGAGAATGAACTGCTGAAGAATGAGCTTGATGAGAAGGAGAAAAGGATAACCGAAATTACCACTGAAAATACTCAATATAAAACTAAAATGGAATCTCTAAAGGAAGACTTGGAAGAAAAGAAGAAACAGCTCCTTGAAAAGGAAAGGGAGATTAAAAAACTTTCGAAAGAGGCTACAGCGCTTGATGTTGAGGTGAAAACTCTCACAAGGCATATAAAGGAGCTTAAGGAAGACATATCTTCAAAAGAGAAAAAGCTGGAAGAGAATGAGATGGAAATTCAAAATCTTAAAGATAGGACAAGTAAGCTTGAGATTGAAAATGAAAATCTGACCAAAGAAGTGAAAAATTATGAAAGTTTGCTTTGA
- the albA_2 gene encoding antilisterial bacteriocin subtilosin biosynthesis protein AlbA: MNTRGIVKTGRVFLGNRFSRALLKFYTKKDSTGNIILNKKLQRYFNGEVTTGEKLGIAPITLVLKMGRGLFGVDEKPFREWFQNATNRRGLVNAIRSIGEYGVTMPQKFSAPFLVVWNYTNACNLHCRHCYQKAGEPLKDELSTEERLGVVDQLIHEDVVFLALSGGEPLLREDIYEVAKRASDEGIFVSMATNGTLLTKKRVEKLVKYGVKHVQVSLDGATPQIHDAFRGVSGAWDKTIRGIKNSVGSDLMTTIATTITRHNYNDFDKIVALAEKLKVDQLVIYNFIPTGRGKEIIQTDITPSMREKLLHREYDLLAGGFDLVTTAPQLARICVSSSENGPMAMGHFASREFDSRLRMAADFIGGCGAGRTYCAIQPNGDVTPCVFMPIVVGNLREADLEEIWRNSDVLKSLRVRDDLKGSCGKCKYRYLCGGCRARGHAYFGDFKASDPGCIYNEKLWEDIAL, encoded by the coding sequence ATGAATACCAGGGGGATTGTAAAGACTGGTAGAGTATTCCTTGGCAATAGGTTCTCCCGTGCCCTGCTCAAATTCTATACAAAAAAAGATTCCACCGGCAATATAATTCTTAATAAAAAATTACAGAGATATTTCAATGGTGAAGTTACAACCGGTGAAAAGTTAGGAATTGCGCCTATTACTCTTGTGTTGAAAATGGGGCGCGGTTTATTCGGTGTAGATGAGAAACCCTTCAGAGAATGGTTCCAGAATGCCACTAACAGGCGTGGGCTTGTTAATGCAATAAGGAGCATAGGTGAGTATGGTGTTACTATGCCTCAGAAATTCAGTGCACCCTTTCTGGTAGTGTGGAACTATACAAATGCCTGTAACCTGCACTGCAGGCACTGCTACCAGAAGGCAGGAGAACCGTTGAAAGACGAGCTGAGTACTGAGGAGCGCCTAGGGGTTGTGGACCAGCTAATCCATGAGGATGTGGTCTTTCTTGCATTGTCAGGAGGAGAGCCCCTTCTTAGAGAAGACATTTACGAAGTTGCAAAGCGAGCAAGTGATGAAGGAATATTTGTTTCTATGGCGACCAATGGCACTTTATTAACAAAAAAACGCGTTGAAAAGCTGGTGAAATATGGTGTTAAACACGTACAGGTTAGCCTGGATGGAGCTACTCCTCAAATACATGATGCCTTCCGTGGGGTAAGCGGTGCCTGGGATAAGACCATCAGGGGAATAAAGAACTCTGTCGGGAGTGATTTGATGACTACAATAGCAACGACAATAACGAGGCATAACTACAATGACTTCGATAAGATTGTTGCACTGGCGGAGAAATTGAAAGTTGACCAGCTCGTGATATACAATTTCATTCCTACCGGCAGGGGAAAGGAGATAATTCAAACAGATATTACGCCGTCAATGAGAGAGAAACTGCTGCACAGGGAATATGATCTTCTAGCAGGAGGATTTGATTTAGTAACAACAGCTCCTCAACTCGCCAGAATATGCGTTTCGAGTTCTGAGAATGGCCCAATGGCCATGGGCCATTTTGCAAGTCGCGAATTTGATAGCAGGCTCCGCATGGCTGCTGATTTTATTGGCGGCTGTGGTGCAGGTAGGACATACTGCGCTATTCAACCCAACGGTGATGTTACGCCCTGCGTCTTCATGCCAATCGTTGTCGGAAACCTGAGAGAGGCAGACCTGGAGGAGATATGGAGGAACAGCGATGTGCTAAAGTCCCTGCGGGTAAGGGATGACCTCAAGGGAAGCTGTGGGAAGTGCAAATATCGTTATCTATGTGGTGGATGCAGGGCAAGGGGACATGCTTACTTTGGCGATTTTAAGGCTTCAGACCCTGGCTGCATATACAACGAAAAACTGTGGGAGGATATTGCTTTATAA